TTCACTAAGAGTAAAGCCATTCCTGAAATGGAGTTTGCGAAAAATGTTCCGCAGCATCTTAGGAGGTGCCCGGGAGCGTCTTTATTCTTCTTGGCGGAGGCTCTAATGGAAGGTTTTGGCCTTGATGATTCTAAGTACCTCCATTTCATGAGGAGATTCTGAATAAGAGAAAATGCCTTTCAGGGTGTATGGcctacttttcttcctttgtgtacAGCAGAGTGAGGGCCAGCTCAAACCTGCTGTTGAGAGTTCAGGCTGGATTCGGGACAGAAGGCAGGGGAGACCCTCGAGAGGGCAGCCTGCACTGTACCTCTGCCCTCCGGAGACTCCATCTCATGGTTCTGCCCCTCTCGCAGGAAGCCCCTAGGCAGGATGAAAACTGGTCGCAAATAAGTCAAGGAGACAGGTTCATGGGGTTTACTCAAGGCCTGCGCTACAGCCAGGTCAAGTGCCTGCTTTATTCAGACAGGAACTTCCCAAGGGGACCACAGCCCCAGCGTTTCCACATTCTGAGGGCAACTAGGAGCCAGATGGGAATCTAGAAAAATAACGCATTGATCCAGACAATCAAAAAGACCACACTTAATCAACTTAAGGCAGACTGGTCAGGGTGAGAGAACAGAAGATGTGACGGAAAGGAGAGAAACCTTTGGCAGCTCGGGCCAGGGTGCGGCCTAGCGGAAGTAGTTAGGACATTCGTGGGCAACCAGGTGCCAGGCTCGCTCAAAGGCCTGCACGACGGCGGGCTCCAGGGGCCCTTCCTCAGTTGCCGCCAAGTTCTGTGCCAGCTGCTCCAGGCTGGACATGCCCAGGATGACTGCGTCCCCGTGGGCACCCTGCAAGGGGAGACGGCCGCGGGTGAACATCTCATGCGCTGTAGTGACTCCAGCCACaagccctccctcccagccccgcccctgccgAGACTCGGGCTCTGAAGTTTATTTACGCCGTGCACAGTTCCGCAAAGAACTTGAGGCACCTTCCACAATTTCAACTATGTGACTCCAAACCCTGTCTTCTTTCCCTCCGCTGTCATACGGCTCATCCTCGGACAGACCTACGTTCAGAGCCCCGTTCTGCCACCCACCAGCTGTGTAAGCTTGGCTTACTTACCTCACCTGTCTGTGACTCAGTCTTCTCTATTTTCAGGGTGGTTATGGGAATGAGAAATTATGTAAAGCGCTTAGCCCCCATTTATTGAGAAACTACCATATATACGGCAGACCCTGTGCAACTGTATGTATAAGGCTGATACAGGAGAAAAGTTTTAGCTGAGAAGACAGGGGacacaagagagagaggggaaacccGAGGTCCCACCACAGAGTGAGACTAATGAGTTTGattttctgcccccttcctggctgtgtgaaCCCATCCCCTCATGGAGAACACCACTTCCTAAGCCCTAAGTACTAACTAAAGACATGTTTGTGAAGCTCTCATCCCAGGTCTGGGGCTCAGACATCCACTAAGAACAATGGAAGAATCGCTCACCATCAGGGATGGGGCCGAAAGAAACTTCGGAGGAAAAAACTActtagatggggcgcctggctggctcagtgggggcagcatgtgattcttggtctcggggttgtgagttcgagccctataatgactgtggagattacttaaaaataaaatcttctctctttttttttttctttctttcttttttttaatgtaggggcctgaactcaccaccccgagatcaggagtcacgtgCTCctccgacggagccagccaggagcccccagaataaaatcttaaaaaaaaagaagcggcAGAAGCGACTTAGAAGTCACCTAGGGGTAAGTCTGGCTGTCCTCAGAGGGCAGTAGCAGCACGTCCAGGACGGCGGCTTACCTGGAGCCCGGAGTGGTGGTACATCCACCGGAGGGCGGCCGAGGTCATGCTGGGGACGCTGCGGCTGTACACAGCCTGCAGGGCCTTCTCCACCAGGGCAATGGCCTCGAAGTGGTGCTCCTTCCAGAAGCTGGGCAGGTGAAGGGGGTGGCACAAGGGTCAATAACATGGGGGCACAGCGGGGCTACAGCCAAAACGCCAAGCACAGCAGCTGTGCCCACCTAACTCTGCAGTGAGGAGGGACCAGCATCTCTCCGGCAGCAGAACCAGTGTTTCTTCCGCTTTATCAGGCAGCAGAACGACTGGGCGCGGGAGGCAGTCAGAGGGACCTCACCAGAGACCCCACCTTTAACCTCTTTAGGAGTTCTTTTGAACTCGTAAAGCTGCCCTACGCTTACCTTACCTAGTGAAGCAGAGGTGACcagtacggggggggggggggggggggagggcaggactCAGCCCCAGGCCCCGTGAGTGTCAACCCAGGGCTCGCTCCTTCCTTCCTGGCAAGTGGTAAGCACTTCTCAGGGAAAAGCTATGACTTGGAAGGCCCGGTGTAAGGGGCAGGGATCCTGGTTTATTCACAGAGGTCCAGAGAACACCAGAAGCACCAGAGTTCAGGAGATGTAGGTCCAGGCAGCGGGGAAGACCTGGGACCCCAGGAAAGCAGCGTAGAAGCTCTCCATTCCAGATAAGGGGGACCCTGTGCCCCACCCATCCTGACGCAGCCCACCCCCAGCTCACCGATTCCTGTAGGTCTCAGCCCAGGTATTCCCGAAGAAGCGGCCTATGGGTTGTTTCCCGTCCTTGTCCTCGTACTTGTACTTGCCAGTCAGCAGGCCCCCTGCGGGAAGACTGCCATCAGATCTGCTGGCTCGCACTGTTCCCAGAGGCTGTTCTGGACTTGAGGGGTGGGATGGCAGGGAACCCAGGAGAGCCAGAGgacccagcccagcctcccaggTCCTGGGCCGGGCATCTACTATGTCAGGAATAGGCAGACACAGGGGCCGGGAATGCCCTCCCGCCCACGGGGAGCCTGTCCACACGGCAGGGCAGCCCATACCAGCCAGAGGGTTGTAGGCATAGAACCTCAATCCAAAGTGcctgaggcaggggaggagctCCGTTTCCACCTGCCGAGTGGTGGCGTTGTACATGCCCTGCAGACAGAAGAGCCAGATGGAGAGGGTGCTTGTGTCCAGGGAAGAGACCCCAGCCTTCTTTTAAAACTGCCAgtcaaagggcgcctgggtggctcagtcggttgagtgtccaacttcggctcagatcatgatctcatggttcgtgagtttgagccccacattgggttctgtgctgacagctcagagcctggagcctgcttctgattctgcgtctctctctctgccccttttctgctggttctctgtctctttttctctctcaaaataaataagcatcaaaaaaaatatgtttaaaactgtcagtcaatggggcgcctgggtggtgcagtcggttaagcgtccgacttcagccaggtcacgatctcgcggtccgtgagtttgagccccgcgtcgggctctgggctgatggctcagagcctggagcctgtttccgattctgtgtctccctctctctctgcccctcccccattcatgctctgtctctctctgtcccaaaaataaataaatgttgaaaaaaaaaattaaaaaaaaaaaacaaactgtcaGTCAAAACCTGCCCAGGACCTCAGCAGTGATTTCCCAAATCACTAGTGGTGGCAGAGGCTGGGGAGATGGGGCTGGGTCCAAGGCAGGGAAACCCAACTGGCTATATCATTGCACAAATATCTATTGTTGCCACCGTGGGCTGGACGCTGCATTTCCGAACACAAGTAAGTCCAGCCaggtctctgcctctgcctctcacaGATGTTAGAGTCAAGCTcagaacacaga
The window above is part of the Prionailurus bengalensis isolate Pbe53 chromosome C1, Fcat_Pben_1.1_paternal_pri, whole genome shotgun sequence genome. Proteins encoded here:
- the LOC122480014 gene encoding aflatoxin B1 aldehyde reductase member 2 isoform X1 → MLSALRRAVARGAVRCTRGPRVPEARAAAATAMSRPLSPPRAASGPPVRPATVLGTMEMGRRMDAPASAAAVRAFLERGHTELDTAFMYSDGQSESILGGLGLGLGGGDCRVKVATKANPWEGKSLKPDSLQTQLETSLKRLQCSRVDLFYLHAPDHDTPVEETLRACHQLHQEGKFVELGLSNYAAWEVAEICTLCKSNGWILPTVYQGMYNATTRQVETELLPCLRHFGLRFYAYNPLAGMGCPAVWTGSPWAGGHSRPLCLPIPDIVDARPRTWEAGLGPLALLGSLPSHPSSPEQPLGTVRASRSDGSLPAGGLLTGKYKYEDKDGKQPIGRFFGNTWAETYRNRFWKEHHFEAIALVEKALQAVYSRSVPSMTSAALRWMYHHSGLQGAHGDAVILGMSSLEQLAQNLAATEEGPLEPAVVQAFERAWHLVAHECPNYFR